Below is a window of Streptomyces sp. NBC_00223 DNA.
CCTCGGTGGCGAGCGTGGCGCGGCGCAGAGCGACCGTCCAGCTGTGGCCGCCGCGCCGGACGCCGAGAGTGACGGGGCTGCCCGGCACGTTGTCGCCGCGCAGATCCGCGACGACCTCGGTGACGGCCAGCCCCGTACAGGAGGTGGTGTCGATCCGGGCCAGTACGTCGTCCACCCGCAGGCCCGCGCGGGCGGCCGGGCTGTTCCGCTGCACCCGGGCGACCTCGATCCGGCCGTCGTCGACCCGCCGCACCCACAGGCCCACGCCCACGTAGCGGCCGTCGAGCGCCTGCTGGAGGCCCGCGTACTCCTGGGCGGTGTAGAACGACGACCAGCGGTCGCCGCTGCGGCTGACCAGTTTCTCGACGGTGTCCGCGCCGACCTTGCCGTCGGCGATCTCCTCGGCGATCCGGCCGGTGTCGAGGGGCTGCTGCGCGCCGGCGTCCCGTCCCGCGCGGCCCGCGCTCCTGCCGTCCGCGCCGTCGCTGCCCGTGTCCGGTACGGTGGCCGCCGCCATGCGGGTGTTCGGCTCGCGCTGGGCCGGTTCGGTGAGGCTGCCCGCGGCCGCGCCGCTGGCCAGCATCGCGCTGAACACCAATGTCAGGGTGGCCCCGCGGCGAAAGCGGCGGGGCGTCCCGAACAACGACGGGCCGGACATGGCCGGAAGTCTAGGACACAATCGGGCGTGCTACGGAAGAGGCGCATACCCCGGCCGGCCACGGTCCGCAACCGGAGAGAGCGTCCGGATCGGCCCGGACGCCCCGGCCGGTCCCCGCCCCGCGTCAGACCTTCAGATACCGGCGCAGGGCGATGAACGCGGCCACCGCGGGCATGATGACGCCGATCAGCAGCACCAGCGGCAGCACCTTGATCACCGAGTCCCAGCCCAGGAAGGTCACCAGGGGGATCTTGTCCTGGAGCTTGAGCCCCGCGTCGATCATGAAGTACCGCCCGCCGAGCAGCATCACGCAGGCCAGCCCCGCACCCACGAGTCCCGCGAACGCGGCCTCCATGATGAACGGCATCTGGATGTAGAAGCTGGACGCGCCGACCAGCCGCATGATGCCGGTTTCCCGCCGACGGCTGAACGCCGAGACACGCACGGTGTTGACGATCAGCAGCATGGCGACGGTGAGCATGAAGGCCAGCAGCACGTACGCGGCCAGGGTCATGCCGTTGAGCAGCGAGAACAGGTTCTTGAGCACCGCGCGCTGGTCCTCGACCGACTGCACGCCCGGACGCCCGTTGAAGGCGCTGGCCACGATGGTGAACTTCTTCGGGTCCTTGAGCTTGACCCGGTAGTTCTGCTGCATCTGGTCCGGGGTGATGGAGCTGGCCACGGGCGAGCTCTTGAACTGCACCTTGTAGCGCTTGTACGCCTCCTCCGCCGACTCGAAGTAGACCTTCTCCACGATCGGCAGCTTCTTGAGGTCCGTCAGGATCTGGGCCTTCTGGTCGTCGGTCACGGCGCCCTTGGCGCAGTTGGGCGTGCTGGTCGCGTCGCCCTTGTTGCACATGTAGATCGTGACCTGGACCTTGCCGTACCAGTAGCCCTTCATCGAGTCGACCTGCTTGTTGGCGAGCACGGCACTGCCGGTGAGGGCGAGCGAGAGCGCCACGGAGATGATGACGGCGAAGGTCATCGTGAGATTGCGGCGAAGACCGACGCCGATCTCCGACAGGACGAACTGGGCGCGCATGGTGAGGGGTTCCTTTCAGGGGGAGAGGTGCTTACGGCCGTGAGAACCAGTAACTAGTGCTGGTAGCCGTAGACACCGCGCGACTGGTCGCGTACCAGCCGCCCCTTCTCCAGTTCGATGACGCGCTTGCGCATCTGGTCGACGATGTTCTGGTCGTGGGTGGCCATCACCACGGTGGTGCCCGTCCGGTTGATGCGGTCGAGCAGCCGCATGATGCCGACGGAGGTCTGCGGGTCGAGGTTTCCGGTCGGCTCGTCGGCGATCAGCAGCATCGGGCGGTTGACGAAGGCCCGCGCGATGGCGACACGCTGCTGCTCACCACCGGACAGCTCACCCGGCATGCGGTCCTCCTTGCCGGCCAGGCCGACCAGGTCCAGCACTTCGGGGACCGTCTTGCGGATCGTGCCGCGCGGCTTGCCGATCACTTCGAGGGCGAAGGCGACGTTCTCACCGACGGTCTTGTTGGGGAGCAGTCGGAAGTCCTGGAAGACGGTGCCGAGTTGGCGCCGCATCTGCGGAACCTTCCAGTTCGACAGCCGGTTCAGGTCCTTGCCGAGCACATGCACCGCGCCGGTGTCGGTGCGCTCCTCGCGGAGGATCAGCCGCAGGAAGGTCGACTTTCCTGAGCCCGACGAGCCCACCAGGAAGACGAACTCCCCCTTCTCGATCTCCAGCGAGACGTCCCGGAGCGCGGGGCGGTTCTGCTTGGGGTAGGTCTTGGTGACGCTGTCGAATCGGATCACGTTGGCACCAGGGTTTGCAGGGTCGGCCGACAGGGGATGTGGGGGCGACACTACGCGAACGGGCGGAGGGTGCGCAGTCACCGCGGGGCGTTGGTGGCCCGGGCCACAGGGCACATCGGGGCATACCGTCCATTGGGCGCGAAGCGGGGGCGAAGCACGGGCGCGGCGGCGGTGCGCGGCCGGACGCGAGGCGGGGGCGCCGGGCGCCGATTCCGGGGGAACCTGGCACAGTGGAGGGTGTACGGACAAGGAGTGCGCGCGGGATGCGCGAAGAGTGCGCGACCGCGTACGGACGGCGACAGGCGCGGCTGCGACGAGTGAGACCGCATCACCCCGGGAACGAAACGAGTCACCGGGGACGTACACCGGACGGAGGAGGAGATCACCATGACGGTCGACCGACTGGTGTGCGCGAACTGTGCCGGCCCGGTGAGCGAGGGACGCTGCGAGGTCTGCCGCGCCAATCGCGCCCGCCTCCAGCAGGAGAACCCCTGGGCCTCGATATCCCCCGCGGCTTTGATCGCCCTCCTGGTCGCCCTCCTCGCCGTGGTCCTGGTAGTCGAACACGCCACAGCCTGACCCCGCGGCCCCCTTTATTCCCGCTCGTGACCGGCACTGAGGTGCAGCGGCTCAAGCCGCGCTGAGCGGACAGCCCTCCGCCGGGTGAACGCCTGCGAGGCGACTCCTGGAGCAGGGCATCGGCCTCGTCGTTATCAAGGAACTGCTCGGACACGCCCACATTGGCGTCACCGCCGACGTCTACGCCCATGTCCGACTCCGCTTGCTGTCGACTACTGCCGTTCAAATGCCCGGAACCTCCGCCGACCGATACGTCGGTGGAGGTTCCGGAACCGATAGAGCGACTCATCGAGCAGGGGCGTGATCTCACTATTCCAGCTTGTTGAGAATACCCTTCGGTCCCTCCGTCATGATGGCGCGGAATGCCTCAATCATGGCGGCCACTCCGGGCTTCGGAATGATCACGAGATCAGGGCACTGGAAGAAGACACCACCACCATACTCGCCGGTTTCCTTCCAGCGATTTAGCACTACCTCGATAGCGCCGAGAGTCATACAAGTGGCACTCCACCGACTGCCATCAGGAAGCCGCAGTTCAGCATCGACGTCCTCTACCGTGTCGACTTGGTCATCGGCGCCGAGCATGAAGAGCACGATGAACCCCGGCTCCTTGACGACATGGAAGAGATCTTCGTCCACGGGGTTGCAGTCATCACCCATAGAGCTGCCGCAACCTCGCAATCACCTTGGACTCATTTCCTTTGTCGGCCTTTGCTACGATTTGTATTCCCCCATCAACATTCCTGAAGAACAGTCGGGCACCGCTGGCAGCGCGCGAGTAGGTGATGCCCGTGCCCGTAAGTGCCTTGTTGTAGGTACCCGGATTCATGTTGCCACGGGAAAGCTGATCGAACATGTGATCAAAATCCCTCTGGACCCGCTCGTTCTTGCCAGCTTGCTGTGCGGCCCGGGTCAAGAACGAGTCCTGTCCGAGGACAGACGACATATTCACGCACGGGCCGGAATTGTGAACCAAGACTGGCGTGGTGCCCGCGAGGACATAGTACGAGTGGAGGTCGGCGACCGTCAGGTCGTAGGTGGGGGCGTGGCGGTGGTAGTTGCGGACGGCGAGGACCGTGACCGTGGAGCCGTCCGGGCGGCGGAGGTGGGTGCCCGGGGTCAGTTCCTCGGCGTTGGTCCACTTGTGGTGGGTGGCGTCCCAGAAGGGGTGGTGCCACGTCGTCGTCAGCTTCTGCGGCGGCGAGGGAGCCGTGGGCCCGGAAAGGGAGAGGTCGGTGCTACCGACGATCTTTCCGTGCTCGTTCCGCCGGCGCCGTAGGAGCGTCGCCGCACCGCGGACAAAGGCGGCGGGCCCGGGACGCTCTGGGAGCGTTCCGGGCCCGCCGTTGGTGTTGCGGGTGCTGCGGTGTCGCGATTACGCGGTGTCGCGGCGGCCGGCCAGCCGCGGGGTGAAGCGGAAGCCGATGCCGCCCGCGATCAGGGTGGCCGCGCCGACGATCAGGAAGCCGGTGCCGCTGGAGCCGGTCTCGGCGAGCTGCGTGGTGGTCTCGCCCTGCGCGACCGGCTGGGTGTTGTCGGTGCCGGGATTGTTGTTCCCGCAGTCGACGCTGTCGCCGGTCAGGGTGCAGGTGTTGCCGTTGCCGCCGGAGGCCGAGGAGCCGCCCGAGGCGGAGGACCCGCCCGTCGCAGCGCCGTTCGTGCCACCGCCGTTCGTACCACCGGCGTTGCCACCCGTGGCGTCACCACCGTTGTCACCGGGGACAGAACCGCCGTTGTCACCACCGTTGTCGCCCGGGACAGAACCGCCGTTGTCACCACCGTTGTCACCGGGGACAGAACCGCCGTTGTCACCACCGTTGTCGCCCGGGACAGAACCGCCGTTGTCACCACCGTTGTCGCCCGGGACAGAACCGCCGTTGTCACCACCGTTGTCGCCCGGGACAGAACCGCCGTTGTCACCACCGTTGTCGCCCGGGACAGAACCGCCGTTGTCACCACCGTTGTCGCCCGGGACAGAACCGCCGTTGTCACCACCGTTGTCACCGGGGACAGAACCGCCGTTGTCACCACCGTTGTCACCAGGCAGCGTGCCGCCACCGTCATCGCCGCCGTCGTCACCGGGCAGCGTGCCGCCACCGCTGGTGCTGTCGCCCTCGTCGTTGGCGTGGACCACGGAAGCCGGCTTGCTGACCGCCTGGGCCGCGCCCACGGCGGTCAGGGAGGCGCCCGCCGCGATGACCGCGGCTGCGGCTATGCGCGTGACGCGTAGCCGTGTGTTGCGCTTGCTCATGAGTCAAGTACCCCCAGTAGATGTCTGCTTGGGGATGCGCAGCCATATGGAGTGCCATGCCACCGGTGGGAGCGGATGCGCTCACCCCCGTGCGCTTACGCCCCAATCATGCGCATGCCGCGCAACACCCTCGCGGCTTTCCCCCGTACCGTCAAGGTCGTTAAGGACACAATGGGCCCAATTGGCCCTGTCTGCCCGGCACTTCCGCACAGCACTGTGACACGAGGGACCACGCGGCGGGCCAGGAGGAGAACTGAGCGGAGGACCAAGAGGACTAAGCGGCGGTCTTCTCGCGGGACTTGCGCCAGCGGATGCCCGCCTCGATGAAGCCGTCGATGTCACCGTCGAGCACCGAGTGCGGGTTGCCGACCTCGTGGTCGGTGCGCAGGTCCTTGACCATCTGGTACGGGTGCAGGACGTACGAACGCATCTGGTTGCCCCAGGAGTTGCCGCCGTCGCTCTTGCCGAGGGAGTCCATCAGGGCCTGCTCCTCCTGGCGGCGGCGTTCGAGCAGCTTGGCCTGGAGGACGTTCATGGCGCTGGCCTTGTTCTGGATCTGCGAGCGCTCGTTCTGACAGGAGACCACGATGCCGGTCGGCAGGTGGGTGATGCGGACCGCCGAGTCCGTGGTGTTGACTCCCTGGCCGCCGGGGCCCGACGCGCGGTAGACGTCGACGCGCAGCTCGGACTCGTCGATCTCCACGTGGTCGGACTGCTCCACGACGGGCAGCACCTCGACGCCCGCGAACGAGGTCTGGCGGCGCCCCTGGTTGTCGAAGGGGGAGATACGGACCAGCCGGTGCGTGCCCTGCTCGACCGAGAGGGTGCCGTAGGCGTAGGGGGCCTTCACCACGAAGGTGGTCGACTTGATGCCGGCCTCTTCCGCGTACGAGGTCTCGTAGACCTCCGTCTGGTAGCCGTGGCGCTCGGCCCAGCGCAGATACATGCGCTGAAGCTGCTCGGCGAAGTCGGCGGCGTCCACACCGCCGGCCTCCGCGCGGATGTTGACCAGCGCCTCACGGGCGTCGTACTCGCCGGACAGGAGGGTGCGGACCTCCATCTCGTCCAGCGCCTTCTGGACCGATTCCAGCTCGACCTCGGCCTCGGCGCGGGTGTCGGCGTCGTCCTCGGTCTCGGCGAGCTCGAACATGATGCTGAGGTCGTCGATACGGCCGCGCAGCGTCTCGACCTTGCGGAGTTCGGCCTGGAGGTGGGAGAGACGGCTGGTGATCTTCTGCGCGTTCTCCGGGTCGTCCCACAGGGAGGGGGCCGCGGCCTGCTCTTCGAGCGCGGCAATGTCGTCCCGCATCCGGTCGAGGTCGAGGACGGCCTCGATCGACCCCATGGTCGAGGACAGGGACTTCAGCTCTTCGGATACATCGACGATCGCCACGCCTCCAGCCTACCGGCTGGTCGAGCGGACGACGGGCCTCGGTTTCCCCCGGTCCCCGGGCCCGGCGCCCCCGGGGCCCGCGGAATCACGGCCCGCGGCCCCGAAGAACGCGTCCGGCGCGCCGGATCAGGCCGGGGCCGAGGCGCGGACCAGGGTGCCCCGGGGGCCGCGGCCGTAGAGCTCCAGGGTGTGCGGGTACGCCACCGCGCCCACCGGTCCCGCGCTCCCGCCGGGCAGCCGGGAGGGCGCGCCCGCGCCCGCCGACTGCGCGCCGTCCGCGAACACGTACAGCCGGTCACCCGCGACCAGTGCCTCCGGGCGCCCCGAGGTCTCCAGGTCCGGGACCACCGCCGAGGGCCGCCAGGCGCCGCCGGAGTACGGCAGCCGCAGCACCGCGCCGTCCGCCTTCCGTACGACGAAGGCGTCCAGCGTCCCGCGTTCCCGCGAGACCAGCGCCGGGGCCGAGGTGATCCGGCCCGCCGTGGGGACCAGCGCCCAGGCGTTCCACCGGGTGCCGACCAGGGACGCGGTGACCAGGTCGCCGCCGACCCGGCCGACCAGGTCGATCCGCCCGGGCTGCGAGGAGGCGGCGGCGGGCGCGGCGTCGAAACGGGTCCGC
It encodes the following:
- the ftsX gene encoding permease-like cell division protein FtsX; translated protein: MRAQFVLSEIGVGLRRNLTMTFAVIISVALSLALTGSAVLANKQVDSMKGYWYGKVQVTIYMCNKGDATSTPNCAKGAVTDDQKAQILTDLKKLPIVEKVYFESAEEAYKRYKVQFKSSPVASSITPDQMQQNYRVKLKDPKKFTIVASAFNGRPGVQSVEDQRAVLKNLFSLLNGMTLAAYVLLAFMLTVAMLLIVNTVRVSAFSRRRETGIMRLVGASSFYIQMPFIMEAAFAGLVGAGLACVMLLGGRYFMIDAGLKLQDKIPLVTFLGWDSVIKVLPLVLLIGVIMPAVAAFIALRRYLKV
- the ftsE gene encoding cell division ATP-binding protein FtsE, with product MIRFDSVTKTYPKQNRPALRDVSLEIEKGEFVFLVGSSGSGKSTFLRLILREERTDTGAVHVLGKDLNRLSNWKVPQMRRQLGTVFQDFRLLPNKTVGENVAFALEVIGKPRGTIRKTVPEVLDLVGLAGKEDRMPGELSGGEQQRVAIARAFVNRPMLLIADEPTGNLDPQTSVGIMRLLDRINRTGTTVVMATHDQNIVDQMRKRVIELEKGRLVRDQSRGVYGYQH
- a CDS encoding collagen-like protein gives rise to the protein MSKRNTRLRVTRIAAAAVIAAGASLTAVGAAQAVSKPASVVHANDEGDSTSGGGTLPGDDGGDDGGGTLPGDNGGDNGGSVPGDNGGDNGGSVPGDNGGDNGGSVPGDNGGDNGGSVPGDNGGDNGGSVPGDNGGDNGGSVPGDNGGDNGGSVPGDNGGDNGGSVPGDNGGDNGGSVPGDNGGDATGGNAGGTNGGGTNGAATGGSSASGGSSASGGNGNTCTLTGDSVDCGNNNPGTDNTQPVAQGETTTQLAETGSSGTGFLIVGAATLIAGGIGFRFTPRLAGRRDTA
- the prfB gene encoding peptide chain release factor 2, which codes for MAIVDVSEELKSLSSTMGSIEAVLDLDRMRDDIAALEEQAAAPSLWDDPENAQKITSRLSHLQAELRKVETLRGRIDDLSIMFELAETEDDADTRAEAEVELESVQKALDEMEVRTLLSGEYDAREALVNIRAEAGGVDAADFAEQLQRMYLRWAERHGYQTEVYETSYAEEAGIKSTTFVVKAPYAYGTLSVEQGTHRLVRISPFDNQGRRQTSFAGVEVLPVVEQSDHVEIDESELRVDVYRASGPGGQGVNTTDSAVRITHLPTGIVVSCQNERSQIQNKASAMNVLQAKLLERRRQEEQALMDSLGKSDGGNSWGNQMRSYVLHPYQMVKDLRTDHEVGNPHSVLDGDIDGFIEAGIRWRKSREKTAA
- a CDS encoding S41 family peptidase, translating into MSGPSLFGTPRRFRRGATLTLVFSAMLASGAAAGSLTEPAQREPNTRMAAATVPDTGSDGADGRSAGRAGRDAGAQQPLDTGRIAEEIADGKVGADTVEKLVSRSGDRWSSFYTAQEYAGLQQALDGRYVGVGLWVRRVDDGRIEVARVQRNSPAARAGLRVDDVLARIDTTSCTGLAVTEVVADLRGDNVPGSPVTLGVRRGGHSWTVALRRATLATEAVTVTGPRKGDKGGDDPTVVKIDAFSVGVGGQVQDAVRGARHGVLLDLRGNSGGLVTEAVAVASAFLDGGLVATYDVHGRQQALYADHGGDTKVPLVVLVDGGTMSAAELLAGALQDRGRAVVIGSRTFGKGSVQMPSPLPDGSVAELTVGHYRLPDGRGVDGVGIAPDVEVPAGQDPVADSREVFAGLGAPS